The genomic window AGACCATCTCTAAAAGGGGAAAGTATTCCCTAATTTCTCTGCTTGTGAAGAAAAGCTCAGTTTTCAAGTCTTGTCTCTGTGTCCTGCTTAGACTCATGCCATGCATCCTCCTATCCTCCTCGCTGTCTTAAATaatgcagcttttttcttttttttttttttttttttttttaacaaaaaatgcCTGGTAGCTGTCTGTCCTCAGGGCTGACGTGCTGTTAGGGAGTGGAGCCCATCATCTCTCTGTAATGGACTTCTGGAGGAATGCCAAAGCATTTCCTGAACGCAAGGGAAAAGGTGTCTTTATCATTTGACTTCAGTCACAGGGAAAGGCTGTAAAGGATGCCCTTGTGGTGCAGAGCTCTTTGTTCCTGCAGATTGAGGGAGAAAATGAagctctgttctgtttcatGCAAGCTGAAACTTATCCTGGATAGGAAAGGGAGGGATGCTTAAATTCCGTcgtcttttcttctccttaatAAATCTGATGAAAACATAAGCTCAAATTGCAGGAAAGCTTTGCTCCTTCAGACAGCTCGACTCTTTCTGTagcaaaatgctttttggtTATTTCAGAATTGATCAgctcctccttcctttttattttacattgctGTGGGTACTTATTTCAGCTGTagacttaaattatttttaacatatggAGGAGCTTAGCAATTTTGACAACAGGGAAATGCATAACACTTGAGGCATCTAAAAACTTTAATGAACTAGGGTACTGCTGACCTGCAGTTGACTGGGATCTTGGTTTTTAGGCTCTATTCTGTTACTATTACATTAGTAATATTAGCTAgattataataatataataattataataatattagCTAGTATTATTAGCTAGAATCACATCATAAATCATACTCTAGTAACATATGCAGCAAACATTGGGGTTCTTAAGACGTGAATGCAAATGATGTCGCTTGGGATTACGTggaataattatttaaaacaaattctctCATTTTGTCTCGCTCTAAATTTAAATGTATGCTTTTGTTTGAAGTCTGAGCAGCCTGAAAGATTTGTGCTGAGAAGGATTTTTAAAAGACTGGTGCTAATGACATCTCTCTCTTGTCccatccttctccttttcttgttGTTCCTTCTCAGGACTATTTTCCTCGTATTGCTGTTCTCTCAGTATGCCAGAAATGTCAAATTTCCCCTACCCATTTACAAATCAAAAAAAGGATGGACAGCATATAGACTGCAGCTTTTTAAGATGTTCCCTGTAAGTAGCTGAATTCATTCTTCAGTGGCCAAAAGTGACCCTAATGTAATGTTTGGGGActtttttgcttgattttgatttttcttagtAGTACAGTAGATGGCAGAGGTGAGATAAAAGCTTGAATGTGGTTATGGGAAACTTGATGGCTCATTTGCTCATTGTAGTCTTGCCAGATCCTATTCTGGCATCCATCTCTGATGGAGCAGTGAAGGTGATGGAGGGAAGAGGTAGAGAAGGACATATTTTTATGCATGTAGTGAAAGCCTAAAGGGAGTCCTGAAAAAAGGGATGACAAGATCATTATCTTCTAGCTTTGTGAAGGCAGCACTCTGTTTCCCCATGTGAAAggcttcctttatttctgttaaaattgaGACTAATTCACAAGACTAATTCACTAGCTCATGTAAGTGCCCATTTGGAGACTTTTCCATTTGTTAGCAAGATGGCAGACTTATTCTAAAGCTTCTGTAAGAGCACCTTCATTAGAGGTATAGGATACTCAGCAAATCTATTGCAGGATTTAGTGCTTCTTCAGATGTAAAACATCACGTAAGATCACACTCAGTGCATGTGCAGTAGGTACTCTGCAGCAACTGTTTGCTGTGGATGTATATTGAGATGATAGCTGATCTTTAAATAGCTTCTTTATCTTCCTTTGCAGATAATTTTAGCGATCTTGGTGTCGTGGTTGCTGTGCTTCATCTTCACTGTGACAGATGTCTTTCCCCCCGACAGCTCCAAGTACGGCTTCTATGCTCGCACGGATGCCCGACGAGGAGTGCTCTTAGTGGCTCCGTGGTTCAAGGTCCCTTATCCCTGTAAGTATGTTTGGTTGTAAGGGTGGTTTTCTTTTGATAGCCTGCCAATGTCAGTTTTGCTAGATTTTATCTAGGTAGCTCCTGACTCCTAACGACGTGGATGTGACTGTATATTTAACATAGGGCTTCAGGTAAACGGTTGATTTATCTGTACTTGTCACTGCTGTGGCCAGCTGCAGTTGATGTTACAATAATAAGGGTGGGTTGTTATGACTTCAGTAGCTCCCTACAGGAGTTACTCATTGTTAAAGGAATCACCAGTGCCTGGAGTTTTTCCAACTTAATATGCTTCCCTGCCCCTGAAGGCAACTGTTCTTGAATTGGCACAACTACTAGAAAACTGTGCACGTAATCTGACTTCCAGAATTGGGCTTATGGGCAAGCTGGCAGATGCCAGTCAGTCCTTATGAAAGTGCAGAAGAGTGCATGAAAGTGCAGAGTGCCTTATGTGGCACCTTGGTTGATTTATTCTTTTGCCAGCTACATCTAAGTCTAAAGCTGTTAAAGGCTTTTTCTTAGGACTTGAGATAGAGCTGTACACTGGTCTGTGCTTGTGGTGCTCAGAAATTAACATAATCGTAACAGAATAGTACTCCAGaatagaataatagaaattGTTATGAATGCCCATACATCATAATGAAGGATCTGCACTGTGGTTTTTCATATGCTTTGTTTCTGGTTCTTAGGAAAGAACTCATCTAAAGCATTGCTTGCAAGATGTGTGATAGAAGGTTTTggggaaagaagaggcagaaaatTTTTCCACCCTCATTAGACCTTTCTTATTTGTGAAGCCTTCTTCTTTCATGTTTGTGTAACTTAAAAGTTCCTTTTGTTGCGAGAGACTCTTTATTTCAATGAGATAAAAGCATCAAGGCAGTGGCTGTGGAAAACCTGCCAAGCTTTTCTGCAGGCTTAAATTAATCTTACTTTCCCTTGTACAGAAATTTAGAATTGGAAGTTGTTTGTGCAGTGATCATAGCTGGCTGTTGGACGTTGTCTTCGTTTGATAGACTGAACTTGTAACCAAAGACTGAGTTTTCAGAGGAATGATAATAAAGAGGCGTTTGCCTCACTGATCTgaattgggtttttttttcccgtaTAAGTAGTTCAGATTCCTTCTGAGCAGGAGGAAAGCCCCCAGACATGATCAAAGCAGTCGGTTAGATGGTTATTTCTTTGCTCCTTTAATCTAATTGAACTTGCCAGGCTGTGCAACTGTGAAGGGAGTTTGTTGATTCCATTAGAGAATAATAAGCTGCTGTACGTTTTGAAATCTAAATTGTTTTATGTGGCATGAgagatttcagttttgttttcttcacagttcaGTGGGGACTGCCAACAATTTCAGCTGCTGGAGTTATAGGAATGCTCAGCGCGGTTGTCGCTAGCATTATTGAATCAATAGGAGATTACTATGCCTGTGCCAGGTTGTCCtgtgctcctcctcctcctatTCATGCGATAAACAGGTAtgtcaaaaagagaaaaaggaaaaaatgagtatcaattctgttttcttatgtcatgttttttttccttggagcGAGACAGgattctgctttgctgttatGTGTTAGGCACAAGGGCTGAGGATGTGAAATGAGAGATGGAAGAGCTGAGTCCGACTCTGATTCAAATGTAACATTGGAAACTTAGTCCCGTTCCTACTGGGATCTatagaaattaagaaataatataGTTTCACTGGGGAGGGAACTCTAAAACACCTCCCCtaggaggacaggctgagagagctggggctgttcagcccagggcagaggaggctctggggagacctgagagcgaGCAGCATTGCAGAGTTTAAAGGGGGTAtgtaggaaagaaggggacagattctttagcagagtctgttgtgataggaaaaggggaaatggctgcaaactaaaagaagggagatttagattggatataaggaaataGTTGTTTACTATAATAGTAGTGAGACATTGGcatgggttgcccagagaggtgatggatgtcccatccctggagacattcagggtcaggctggacagggctctgagccgTGATCAGCTGTGGCTGTCCCCTTTCATTGCTGGGAaattggactaaatgacctttaaaggtcccttccaaccaaaacaattctatgattctgtgagtttgATTTCCTCATTTTAGGAATGTGATTATTTGGGACACAGAAAGTCAGAACACAGGTTGATTTTCCAGCTGTATTGGAAGTTGAAATGTCAATTACAGTAATTCATGTGGGACAGATGCCTTAACAGGCACTGCAGTCATAAAGCACCATCTGAGTGAGTCTATGCTAATACAAGTTTgacaattttctgtttctgaattacAGAGGAATTTTTATTGAGGGTCTCTCCTGTGTTTTGGATGGAGTATTTGGGACAGGGAATGGATCCACTTCTTCCAGCCCTAACATTGGTGTCCTGGGCATCACGAAGGTATGTTAATCAGCCAGTAACTTTGAGTATTATTTTGTCTTCTTGTGGTTGGGTTATgctattttcatattttgtagCTTCACTTTGTGCAGACTAAACTTTATACAGTATTCTGAACTTAAGCATCAGGCGATGTCTAATAGAAATCCATCCTAGAAAAGGATGCTAAGTAATGCTAAGCATTCTAAGTAAACAGGAGTTTAAAAGCGTTCATAATGCAAATGATGCTAAATAGACCAGCCTTTTGAAAACCAGCAAAGTATTCCAGGATTGTAGTGTTCTTGAGTTGAGGCACAGACACTGTAAACTGCATGGAAATTGATATTCCTTTGGATCTCTTAGCCCTGAAAGCATTGCTACaggactgttttcagtgtttcattttgacACAATGAAATATAAGTTGAGATCCTTGGGTCTTGTCTGCATCTGTACTAGGATGTTACATTGACAGAGCtagagcaggagctgcagtcaAGGTAACTTCAAAGTTAAAAGGTCTCTGTTGTGATGTGTTTATAAATCACTGAGCATGATTAAGGGGTTGCATTTTGGGGGGAGTGTCACTCAGCAAGATGCGTAAGCAGTTGAGGAATTCCTTTGTTTACGTACTGAATGGATGGGTGGTTGAGTGCTGTGCTGAACGGGGGGACCTTGGGCTGCAGATGGATTTGCTTGACACTGTTAATTTAACCTTGTTAAGAAATATCAGCAAAATCAGTAAGAGCAATTCACGTCGTAACTGCGTACATCCTGTTGTGTGCTTGGCTTGGGAGCTATAAATCTACTTCATGCAGGCAAGATGCAGAATGTACGTGCTCCTCTTGACATAACTCATCCCCCAACTTAATCCAATATAGATGATGGATTTATCAGCGgccatattttttcttctacacaAAGGAtggctctgtttgcttttgcaatGGAATATAAATACTAATAGCACCATCTACTGTCTGTACAAGTGCTCCTTTCGGTGGGTGGAAATTTCCTAGAAGAAATTTGCTAGAAAAATCCTTAGAGAAAGGtttattttgttctgctcttcctgTTTCTCACTTTGTAGTTCCAAgcattaacaaatattttttactgaGGGTGCAGGAATGAGCAGGCATTTTCTCTTGAAACAAAGAACAGAGTTAAGTACAGTGAGGTTTGTTCAGAGAGTATGATGGAAGAGTTGAATGTGCCTTATCTAGAGTGGCACAGctggatggctgtgctgcagtgttttgcCCTGTTTTGCTGTCTGAGTATTTGTCCCAAAAAAATCTAAACAGCTTTGCAAATTCAATTTCTATTAGAATCAATCTGTACAACTTAGATATTCTGCTGTTAGTCATAAAAGGCAATCTTCAGTGCTCATGAGCAAAGTCTAAATGATCATAGTGATCCCACTATACCACTGCAGCTGTTGAAAGGGCCTCTACCTGCCTTGAAATTAGCACTGGTTGCATTTGGAATTTTAAATTCGAGGCTTCAACTGGATGGAAAGGCTGCAGAGCCTTCGAGCTGTACTAGTTGAGAGGGTGATTGATTAAAACTCAACTGTTAGGCGAAAATTATAGCTGGCTTATGCCATAATGTCAGTGGTGTGGTTACATCTTTAAGGTGCCATATCCTTACTCACACTTTCCAAAACACTCTCTTAGCATGTGTACAAGTGCCTTGGAGTAATTGCATAGTTTAAGCTAGGTGCTGACCAAGATGCTTTCAGTTGCTTTCAAATCTCATGTGAAGTTTAATTTATTTGGCTTGTAGAGGTTGATCAATGTCACTGTTGTGGGGATCTTCCTTTTTTCAAAGATCTGGTTATTTCATACAGGAAGGTAGTTTTAGACCAAAGTGTTGGTGCTCATAAGGaaaggaatatatttatttacacgTAAATTGGGAAAGCTGCAGGCTAACTTGTATAGATTTAACTCATTTAGCTCAGTCAATGTGATGAACAAATTTCAATTTGTTTGAAACATAGTTTTCTAATAGAAGGTCTGCAGAGAGCTTTGCTAGAAACTGCTGTGTGAGTATAACcatagtttttgttttatcttctgCTCCTCGTGGACCTCTTAGGCTGTGTAACACTGCTAAAATGTTGAACGTTCAGACTGATCAATTGCAGTTACAACATGGTGCCATCAGCAACTGCCCTGACGTCTGGAtgcttaaaatagaaaagggaaggaagtgCAGACACTTGGTTTGGCGTTAGCACAGCCATCATTTGCAGCTGAATTGCATTCAGTTTTGATCTCAGAGGGATGTTATAAAATCTCTTGATAATCTGTCTAGAAAGGTTGTATCTCCTTCAGGTGAACTGCATGAAAGATGATTAATAGATGTATTACTGTGTGAAAGGGTGGCAATGCATGAGTTCTTTTCACTTGTGTTACTGCTGATCTGTTTATAATCTCTCCTAGTTATGGTCTGCTTATTGTCTGTGTTGTGGATGGGACCATGCCCCGTGGTTATAGGGGCTGCAACACTTACAGATTTTGTTAAAGCTCATTAAAGCAGACTTAAAGTTATGTTAGAACTGGACTGCAGCCATGTTACAGCTGAGTTTGAGGCGTAaaggctctgcagcctgcaaaaAATATGTGGAAGTttgaatgtgaaaatgaataataaaatgcaaGGGATGAAGATGGATGAAGTGTAGACTTTGTGCCagtgtgctttcctttttgttctccTGCAGGTTGGAAGCCGCAGGGTTATTCAGTATGGAGCAGCTTTCATGCTTTTGCTTGGGATGGTTGGCAAGTTCAGTGCTCTGTTTGCATCCCTGCCTGACCCCGTGCTTGGTGCCCTCTTCTGCACTCTCTTTGGTAACGTATGTTTTTTGCTCCTCTTCATGTAGTCTACGGCAGCATCTTGTTACACCAGTGCTGCATTTGTGTTGCTGTCTTCTTactattttaagaaaaagaagcctGAAAAGTGAGACTTGTGCTGTTTTTATCTAGGGATGATTACAGCTGTGGGTCTGTCTAACCTCCAGTTCATAGATCTAAATTCTTCTCGCAACCTGTTTGTGCTtggattttccattttctttggaCTTGTCCTTCCCAGCTATCTCAAACAGAATCCACTGGTGACAGGTATGTGTTCCTGTTCAAATTCATGAAGTCCATACTAAGTAAATAAGAAGAAATCCAACTTATTATGGAGGCAGGAAAAGCTGTTGGTAAGGAGACAGGTGCGTTCAGAGGAAAATCAATTAGGATGTTGAGATTGGAGCTGAGTGTTTTGGTGGGGTACATCTCAAGTTGTCCTGCTTTTCTGGGTAAGATTGCAGAACAATGCCAGGACACAATTGCCAGCTGGACTGAAAGAGGGACTGCAAAGGTGAACCTGAGTTATGAAAAGTGTTGAAAGAACAGGTGGAAGTACTGAGTTGGACTTGGAAGCCAggagtttgttttcattttccagcttttcttgtCACTCTGGATGTGAGTGGAATCTGAATTTTAATGCACTCAGTTTCAGACTGTTGCTTTTGATGGTGAATGTCATGAAAGGAAGGCTCTGTAGAGGGGCACTGAAActgattttgaaaaggaaaggtTTTCTTACAGCTGTCAGTTCAGAACTAGATGTAAGAGCATAGCTAACCTTTTTTAGCTTGCATAGAAAAGTAGGTCATTCAAGCAAAGAGTTAGATTACAATATTAATACAGCACTCTTCAGTGGAAGATTGAGCAAATTCCTCACTGAGCTGAATGTCAGTTTTCCCTTGTAAATCAATAGAATGTGCTTATGTGTGATTAAAGTTCAAGcaaacaataaattatttttcttttctgttctaggAATAGCAGGCATCGATCAAGTATTGAATGTTCTTCTCACTACAGCCATGTTTGTTGGTGGCTGCGTTGCATTCATTTTGGATAATACCATTCCAGGTCAGTGTGAACTGCAGTTTTACCTGCAGTAGTGATTGCTTCTCTGAATGCTGGTAGCACAGCACCTCAGGGAGGGAAACAGGAGATGAGGAGgtaaatgctgctgcttttgttgatGTTTCTGGAGCAGGGTACTTCATTCCTGTATGCCTCTGATTCTTTGATAATGCTTTGATCCCTTTGCAAGCTaagatttccattttctttaaaaatagaaaatagcaaagaaaaaaccaGGCCAGGAGatgcttagaatcatagaatccttagagttggaagggaccttttaagtcatccagtccaactctcCTGTGATGAgcaggggcatccacagctggATCAGAGCCCAGTCCAGAGCCTGCTCCAGACTTCTCCAGAAGacacagtaaaaatattttgggatTCAGAATATTCCATTTTGAGAGCAAAAATTTGCCTCAACTTCCAGATACGTAATTgtgttttccatatttttatttcctcttcataGAAGATCCTCCCAGTGCTTTACTGAACGAGGTGCCTGAGTCTTGAGGCTtgtcttctttctgctcttcctcctggtgtgtgtgtatgtgtaccTATTTATTCTACTTCTCTACTTCTAGGAAGCCCTGAAGAAAGGGGAATACggaaatggaagaaaggggTTGGTAAAGGAAGCAAGTCATTGGAAGGCATGGAAACGTACGATTTGCCTTTTGGCATGAACTTCATCAAAAAATACAGGTGTTTCAGCTTCCTGCCCATCAGTCCTACCTTCATGGGTTACACGTGGAAAGGCTTCAGGAAAAGCAGTAACTGCAGGAGTTCAGATGAAGACTCAGAAGCTACAGTATAGCCTTAGTTGAAACTATATTATGTAGTTGTAGTAAAAGATGTATTTGCAGTTTCTTGCTGATTAAGAAGcattaaaatatatgttttgTATATCTGCATTTAAATTCTGGAACCAGAGCTgagacagatttaaaaaaaaaaaaagaaaaaaaagagagaaaaaaagctttcctgttGTGGGTGGTGGTAGCCAGATCTAGTGTCTCTGTTggattccttttcttccttttgtccaAAGCTATCGATACCTGCGTACCAAGTCTGCTTATTTTAGGTGGGACTTAGGTTCCTGAAGTATGTAGGTGCTGTTGAGAATGTTACTTTTTATGGTGGTTTTATTTAAGTCATTTATGCTGGCATTTTTGGCTCGCTCATTGCTGGCAATGTTAGTCATGCCAGAAAATCTGAATCCTGTAAAAAGTAATAATTGTAATTATGCCTAATCAcgtctgttttgtttctgaccTCTGATTTGCACATTCCATAGTTTCAGATCCCTGGAAACCAGACTTAGTTTAAACTGGCAAATCCCAAGACTATTTTTCAGATGGCTTGATGGTTCAGTCAGATGTCCAGCCTTAAGACAGAAGTTTCCATAAGAACTCTGCCTGTGAAAACTCCGAATGACTTCTGTTGGCTTCTTGCTTGAGAAAGAATCACTCATGTCGTatcagtttgcattttttaatttctccattttctgccTGGCTTTCTAACCACCCAACTGCTGTCCAGGAGTAGGTCTTCTCTAGAGGGATGTGTGCAGCTTGACTTTTGTAGAGATGGGAGTCTTCCAGGTGGAGCCTAATAGCAGTTCTGACAGGGAAATGAATGGATGCAGCTGGATGTTTCCTAAACAAGAAGGCTGCAGAAGTGGTTCAGAGGGATTCACACCTGTGTGCACGTGATCAGAAGGCAACCAGCTTTCACTGGTGTGCATCTGTGCATTTCTTGTTTGGATGTT from Lagopus muta isolate bLagMut1 chromosome 27, bLagMut1 primary, whole genome shotgun sequence includes these protein-coding regions:
- the SLC23A2 gene encoding solute carrier family 23 member 2 encodes the protein MQVHDILETMGIGKNTTSKSVEAGGSTEGKYEDESKHPTFFTLPVVINGGATSSGDQDTEDTELMAIYTTENGIAEKSSLAETLDSTGSLDAQRTDMIYTIEDVPPWYLCIFLGLQHYLTCFSGTIAVPFLLADAMCVGFDQWATSQLIGTIFFCVGITTLLQTTFGCRLPLFQASAFAFLAPARAILSLEKWKCNNTDITVTNGTAELLHTEHIWYPRIREIQGAIIMSSLIEVVIGLLGLPGALLRYIGPLTITPTVALIGLSGFQAAGERAGKHWGIAMLTIFLVLLFSQYARNVKFPLPIYKSKKGWTAYRLQLFKMFPIILAILVSWLLCFIFTVTDVFPPDSSKYGFYARTDARRGVLLVAPWFKVPYPFQWGLPTISAAGVIGMLSAVVASIIESIGDYYACARLSCAPPPPIHAINRGIFIEGLSCVLDGVFGTGNGSTSSSPNIGVLGITKVGSRRVIQYGAAFMLLLGMVGKFSALFASLPDPVLGALFCTLFGMITAVGLSNLQFIDLNSSRNLFVLGFSIFFGLVLPSYLKQNPLVTGIAGIDQVLNVLLTTAMFVGGCVAFILDNTIPGSPEERGIRKWKKGVGKGSKSLEGMETYDLPFGMNFIKKYRCFSFLPISPTFMGYTWKGFRKSSNCRSSDEDSEATV